The DNA segment TTAGAAGTTTACGAAGAAATAATATACGAGATCTGTTAAATTTTGTACACAGACATAAGACATGATCTTTTTTAAATATTTGCAAGGATTTATGGCCGAGAATTAGAATTTGCATATTTTAAAGAGGAAGGTCCAACATTTATTTTTCTGTAAACTTGTAATGGACACTCCTGGTAtaagaccctgtataatcaaATTTTGGAAAGTAGTTCTCGCCCACtggataaaatatttgtaacaAATTCATAACATTCAAATAAAAAACCTGAAGAACTTAGTTAACGGAACAAGTAAGCCAAACAGCATCAAGGTTTTCTTCCTAATTGACAATGACTAGATTGACTAGAATTACATTATTGCTATATATTCTGGCACATTCTAAGATATCGCAGACAACTGCAATTAGGTGGTGTACCATTTATTGCAACTAATACGAGCAGATTATTAATTCAGGGGATACGCAAAGAAATGAATCAAAGTTATCAGAAAACAATATCTTTGAAAGAGCAGAAAAAGGGGGGCAGTTACGAGCCATGTTATCATTCTAAATATCAATCGATTCTTATGTGAAATCGTCAGCGAAATCGTAATTTCGGCAAGGTAAAAATTTAAGACAACCTCTGATCCTCCTTTCAATGGTGGCATCTAGCTCCTTTTCAGCTTCAATTGCCTCCGCAGTAGGTGTAGGTGCTCCAGGAAATACGACTAACACAATACTCATATTGTCTCTGCTCCCCTGtaacaaaaacaaaatagtCAGCAACCGCATCAACTCatattttcttattattattcatcTTCTTAGCCTCAAAAGGACTTGCTAACAAAAAACTACTCACTTTGTACAAACATGTGTCTATGACTTGACTGGTAACTTCATTCAGGTTTTCAGTGACTAATAGACGATTATGTATATATTGGCATAAGTCTTCATTACTCATCACATCCCAAACACCATCACAGGCTAAAACTAAAAACTCATCTTGCTTATCATCACGATCTCTGACAAATATATCCGGTTCCGGAGAAACCAACTGTTCACAAGGACCCCTACCCTCaacattctgaaaaaaaaaacatctgaTAGACTCCACAGCTTCAATCTTGAACATGATCATGCACCAACCTTGTAATCATAGTCTCCTAAAGCTCGGCTTACGGCCAAACTGCCATTTACCCTTGAGATCATGACTGATCCGCCAGCTTTGACGATACGGTCCAGTTCTGTGGGCAATCCTGGTTTGTGGTCTTGAGTGGAAAATACCGGTTCGCCTTGACGGCATAACACAGCCCTAGAGTCGCCACAGTTCGCAATGTAAATGAGTCGGGGAGAGATAAAAGCGCACACTGCTGTTGTGCCACTCCTATCTTCACCCGATGATAATTCAGGTAACGAGCGCATTTGGTTATCTAATTCTGAAATTCCAACGGTTAAGAATCAGTCTGAAGTGTACACAATTCCTTAATCATAGAAAAGCTTTCTGATAATGACGTTCTATTCAGTTCACTAGGAACTCTTTAATTACAGATTTACAAATTTGAAGAATGTATCCTTTTTCTATGAATGTTAGGTGAGCTTGAGCCACCAACTTACAGGAGCAGAATATATCTTTGTAATAGTAAATTTAATATGTTCAATTACCGAAGTTCAGAAGCTATTTGATATACTTGTATATGTTACCTAAAAATCCGTTATGAATTCCCTTCTTTGTGTCCTCCTGGAATTCATCTGTAGCCATAATCGCTTCCAGTAAATGAGAAGCACAATGCTTTGATACTCCGGCACCAGCATGTCCATCGAATACTGCGAAATAAGACCAGTTTTTGAGTTCGCCTTCACCTAACTGTGTTTTGGCCATATGAGCATCCTCCATCTCCAATCTCCATCCCTGCATGCTAGCAACCCCATATTTGAGACCATTGCCTTCGCCACTCTCCAAAAGCTTTTCCGTCAATGGTTTGTCAAGAAAGGCTCCCATTGtataatttattcaaaactttcTTGTACAGAACGTTATTTACAGCATAAATCCCACATTGctgaaaaaatgttatgtaAATATTGCTCAGCAATCAAGGACTTGCACCTGATTCGCACTACTTTCAATCAGGATGTAAAAACTGTCTCATAATATAACGTTTAACGTTTTGAACTGTCATCTACAACTCACCGTTATTTCTACCAGATTATCCTAAAatcattttcttttttatttagtgcaacatatattttttataaacaaTAAACTAATAAACATACAATAAATTATACTAATGGCGGTTATTATAGAACACGCTTGCGTACAGCTAAAAATAGAAGCTCAAATGACGTAATTTTCGTCCAATAAGCACAGTACCTGTTCGATGCTCCAAATTTGTACATTCATTCACgcaaattcaaattgaaaacggATTACCTATATTATGTGCAATAATCTTACCTCAGAATCAATTCAGTTACTAACTGTAAGCGAAGATGctttatttttagaaaactcACATTGGATAACATAACATAGAGAAAATGCTGATTGCTGAAGTCAGCTGATTTGAAAAGTTCCGCTTATAAAAACATTCTGCAGATGGCAGAAGTGGTTGTGATTTCGATTTCGATTTCATTCATATTCGATTCATTCACGGCATCCATAATCCATATCAAAGGCACACTTCAGCTTTCAGAGAGCTAACGGTGTGGTATTTctaaaatatcattatttatttcaatttcacCATTGAATTCAATTCTGCCATTCGATCATGCTGGATCCCGCGCGAAAAACTGGATATTTCTGTCAACTGGCATAGACGAGTTCAAATTGGCGCGAATAATCTACGAATTCAAGAATGAAGAATGTGAATGCCGTAGATCCTCTATCTACGGTAAATACTTTGGAATTATCAATGGCTATTGATGAACATTTCAATATCTCAATACCTCGCTACACCAACTTCTGGTGAATATACCTAATAGCAATTTCCTTATGATCAGTCTGTTCTTCTAAATATGAAGTTTGATAGATAATGGATCATAAATCACAACatgtgattcacaagtgattAATGAAGGATAGAAAATAAGCGAAGGTTCGTTAATCACAAGTGAAAAAACGCATAGATGAtggataaatatatttttcaaaatcaaaaatatgCTTTAATTTTTGCATCGCTCCCTTTggtggaccactgattatgacCTCTCTGTTTTGTTGTGATTGATGAAGATTGAAAATCTAAACTTCTtggatgatttgaaaattttctgctgaTATTTCACCTGATTTTATGCTAAACAACTAAAAAGCACACTATatctatatataatatatatgctAACAAGATGCAAAACTCTGCCTTCAGGACTGAATGATCTGACAGAAGATTATTTCTGGTATCtagatatattatatatttgagACTGATTATCATGGCTAATAAAAACTGTACTGATGGGCAAAGATAGATATATGTTTATGAATATAGATAAGAAGGAAAATTGCAGTAGGGACCAAACATCAATGGACGGCTCCACAATTATGATGATAGGGATCACTGaccttccatcaatttatttcaggaatatcTCTTCAAGATATTCATTTTGATCAGATACCCAGAGTATGTTGGGTTGATAtcctcgttttttttttttcagaaaagaatgaaaaattgagtttcatagaaaaaattcaattgaaaatatgaggtttgaataaacagaaaaaataaatgaagacAAAACTGAAAGTCTCGCATTCTACTCTTTGAGGCATACTTTCGATGAgacaatttattaaattttGGGAAAAATTGGTCCATATATCTGCTCCAGATTGTTGATCGGCTCTTCAATGGAAGAGAGCTCTCTGACATCTCTGCCAAGACATGATCAATGCAATTTTGTCTGGAGAGCGAGCTGGCCAGTCCGTCCTTTCAATAGCATGAGCTTCCAGCTTCCAGTGCTTCTCTTATCAAGCCACTTTCACAGAAAACAACCGTTGATTTATTTTATGGCCACTATGGTGAGGTAGGACATTATAGTCAaataaaatgcaattttttcacCGCATAATTAAGTTCCATTATGTTCTTGAGAACGATTTTCCCTGGATGCATCTATACCAAAGAGGTTCTTCTTTGTCCATACTCTCATGAGCGATACGCAAATTTCGCGGACCACTGTACATTTACAAGAGAATGTATTCAATGTATGTCCATCATGCATGGACCACCAGCTATACACACCTGTCGTATACGAATGGAGCATCCAATGAATGAATGTGAAAGTGTGTTGTCTGCCATTTTTTGCGATAACCAACGTTTCTTTCCTCCGACGCCGTATACCTTCAACTCGTGACGTCACGTTTCATTGCTCCCTTTTTATCACGTCCGCGGTCGGCTGGCGTCGCGACGGCCTGTGCGAAAGTGACGTCACTTAAATGCCGCATGGCATCCAAAATCCTCCGATCGTCGGCAGTACTTGTTAAGATGCGGGAAAATAACGAATGGAAACAAAGCGACATAACGAATAAGTTGCGCCAGTGTGAAAATTAAAAATCAGCAAGAGTCGCCTTTGCTCTGCGATCTGAATTCATAGCAAGCCACGAATCAACTTTCTTTGTTGggtaattttcaacattatggACAACTGAAACGCGGTCTTCGAACGTTCAATGCCAGGGGGTTCCATTCTTGTGAAGATGCGCCTTTTAGCCCGTTAAAAAATAGACCGAAGAATCAGCTGTGAACAGTGCGTATTTACGTCGGCCGTTGGAGTCGAGCCACAAACATTTTCGATGTCATGAAATAGCATAATTTGTccgattttttgaagaaaaagaagcGATAATGGAACAACCAAGTGCTAATATTACTAACCGTACGATTGCGCCTATGATAACGCCTATAACTAGCAACAGAGGGGTcttagttatacagggtgagtactGAAAAAGTCCTTTAATTATTTGAAACGAACCCCCACACTGCAATGAAGATATTCAACAACTTTGGTTGTCAGTATATGAAATCTGTAAAAATCTTCTACTATCTGTCAAAAACAATACAAATCCTACATATAAGTGCATTTTTTGTAACTTCGGACGTTAGATTCGGACGAAGCCGCAAAATCACGATaatcaattaatgaaaatttcatacgaaaaaataatgacaaaacTTTTCTTTTGCCcgatgaaaatatataaataactaagttttttcaaaaataattatacCCAAATCGGAAAATCATTGACTTTTCAATGAATCTTATACATATAGACATATTAAACTGATCAACTTGACCAATTAATTGAGAAAGaacgaaaaatatttccaatttcAAATGTACAGGAATTCCATCGCATTAAAAAGTTCAAAGTACACCTTCTAAATTCTACAGGGaataaataaaagatatttcagATCTGTATATCGCAATTCCTGCAAATTCTAAAATTGCAGTTTAGTCTTAGAATTTGCAATATTTATCTTGGATCTCTCCCAAGAGAACAAGTAAACATCAGAGTTAATCAGATTATCGACAAAAAAACTTGTGTTAAAAGAAGAGTTTATTTTCAATCCGAGGAATTATTAAAGTCTGTAGGAACTTCTCGGTATAAGTGGTCtgattttcttcaaattcagcaaaaaattatgtgcaaataaatattcaatatcATATAAGGTGAAACGATACTTGAAAGAACTAGATTGAAAGACCGGAATATCTCCGATCCTCATCAACCTTGGTTAAATGAGGCGAATTGTGAAAATTTGAATGAGCacgatttttgaaatattcttcaaatcACGTACCAAGACCAAGGTGGATTCGAACCTCGTTTTATTGTATCACATGTTGTGAAAATGTATTTTCTTCTGATGTAatcaataataatgaaattgtCCATTTAGAAAGTTATATTTAGCATTATTTCATTAGAAGGAATATTATTTATAATTAtatcacaaataaaaaactcGGTGAGCGGATTCCTTTGACAAAAATAAGAATAATTCGTTTATTCAATTTTCCCCTACTGTTCTTATGAGGGGTTGAATTAGGTTATGCTTCAACTTAAAAATGGCCATATAGAAGACTGATAATTTGAGCAATTTTTATATCGATTTAGTTTCTGGACAACtttgattttcacgaaaattatCCTCTTTTGGAACAGAAATCTGTTGAGAAATTTTAAGAAATGTGGTGTGCACTGGTGCTAACATATCattcatcaaaaaattttgGTGCAAATACTACAATAAGGGGTTGGAAATTTCAACTCATCTTGTGAGGGGCTTGCAAAATTCGTTCAAGAGCGTTTTAAGACAATAATTTTTACCAAATTTTATCCAAAAATCCAAATATGAACTATCATCAGTCCAtgggaaaaaaaattgtctcTTCCTTATAAGGTCTATCTGGGAATGTGAATAGAATAGCAATTTGTGACAAACTATCTTTATTTTTGGCTAAGGAATCcactcccaaaaaaaaaatttttgaatcccAATCATTTATAAGACCCTGTATCTTAATAAAACgaaaaactagaaaaaaaattttcaaaactttaTTATAAAATGTAATCACAAAAACATAATTATCATTATAAAGTATATCAAATCAACCCTTGTATAATATTATTGCACTTTTAAAAATTCCCTTGACACTACAGAAATAACAAATCATTTTATAATTTAGCTTTCTCATTCTTTGAAGAGAGCTTGTTCAAAATTTGATGTGCTTCTGAATAAAATGGATCGAACTCTTTTCTGATTGTATTCAACCATTCTTCCAGTTTTGGTCTTCCTGCTACAGGATTCAATCCAGTAATccctaaaacaaaaatttttcgagTCTTTTATTAACTTGAATTGATTAACTCACGTGGTTGTTCAATTTCACAAGCAGCAAATAAATCGGCTACCGTCACTTTATTACCACATatgaatttattttcccttaacCATAAGTTTTCAATACTGTCCATAGTTTTTTTAATTCCTTTTGCATATCTAGTTATTATTTTTTGATCTGGTTCCTGACCAGTTAACATTGGCATAAATACCTACATTGGAATTGGAGATTAATAAAAATGCTACGAAGATAAGCACCAATACTTACCTTCTCATAAGTATACATAGCACAATAGAGTCTTGTATTATTATGCTGCCATTCCAAATATTCATCAACAAGTGCTTGTTGTTTACTATCTTTCGGATACAATTCTTCGCTAAGTCCATACTCTCTCGATATGTATCTAACTATAGCCACACTAGAACCAAAGCCAATGTCGTTGAACTGTACCTAATTATAAATTGTATTTTTACCTCTCACTAAGAATAAAATCTTTATCATGTATgaaaggaactttttggaaccTATTGAAATTCTGCTTGAAATCTTCAGAAAAGTGCTCACCTAAAATGCGTTAAGGATTCATTTCAGGTGAAACTTGTAGGTCCTATTAATTTTACCTTCACGTAAATTCACAGGACGAGCCTCAAAGGGTATTTTATTCACTTTGAATAATATGTATAGAGCTCTAGATGGCTGTGATAATAAATCGTAAAATAATTTTAAGCTCATTTTAGTGTGTATCAacaaatctataaaaaaaaatagatgaaGGTTAAAcgaataacaaaatattttccatCATTGAATGCTTGAACAGGGTAGACGATAGACCCCATAGGGGTCGAATTAGATAAGGAAAAAAATCCCTACCAAATGAAAGTCAATAAAATAtggaatataaaatataaacaGAACAGAAgactgttttatttttattttcgtaAGTAGAGAGCACAGAACAGAACAGGTTGTCAACACGGATGTCGAATGACAATTGAAAGGATGCGATCCGGCCGCTCCGTCCTATAACTGACAAGTTGTAGCAATCAAATccttttaattcaacaacaacaaccACAATTTGGAAATTCTTTACCTTACCACATGATTAGGGAAAGCACTGCGAGTGGAGAATGTGGAGATTACGGAGAGGAAAGAGGTTTATTGGAAGCTACAtaagaaatgtcaaaattaatctaggatcaacttcAATCCCGAACTGAGCAACCTTGCCTAAATATTAACAAATaagtttaaaaataaaaaaatgacaATATTATGTTAACTTGTTATGTTATCTATCCAAAGAAGACAGCTTAGTAGTTGAACAATGATAGTGAGTTAGAGtataagaattatataatagTTGAGAAATACTGAACTCATTATTACAGTATGAATAAAGCGAAACTTTGATAGAATAATCTTCATGCATACTAAACAGAACAGACGCAGAGAAGAAATAAGTGTTTCCAAATCTTCTGAAATTTTGACCGAGGCAACGGTCATATTAATAAGcgttaaatcaaaatttcgataTCCATGAAATGGCCCATAAAAAACCTATTTAATACCCATTCGACTTGTAACAACAACATACATCTTCACGAAGCGATTGATTGATTGCTCGTAACAAGCCACTAGAACCGCCTGTAAAAATATTGGGAGTAGCTATCCCGCCGagaaatttaaaaataattcGGATTCAGGTAACGAATGCAAGAACTATTTGGCAGACATGACATCGTTATTTTCGACTGTTTTAATGCAGGACTGAACTGGCACTATAGACCCAGATACGAATAATTGTGTTTTTTCGATGCATGTTCTGaggtttttccatatttttctaaTAAT comes from the Coccinella septempunctata chromosome 2, icCocSept1.1, whole genome shotgun sequence genome and includes:
- the LOC123307819 gene encoding protein phosphatase 1B isoform X1, coding for MGAFLDKPLTEKLLESGEGNGLKYGVASMQGWRLEMEDAHMAKTQLGEGELKNWSYFAVFDGHAGAGVSKHCASHLLEAIMATDEFQEDTKKGIHNGFLELDNQMRSLPELSSGEDRSGTTAVCAFISPRLIYIANCGDSRAVLCRQGEPVFSTQDHKPGLPTELDRIVKAGGSVMISRVNGSLAVSRALGDYDYKNVEGRGPCEQLVSPEPDIFVRDRDDKQDEFLVLACDGVWDVMSNEDLCQYIHNRLLVTENLNEVTSQVIDTCLYKGSRDNMSIVLVVFPGAPTPTAEAIEAEKELDATIERRIREIVQQENDIEWGNLVMKLKALGLEGLPPGGGLASKGTLMMKIYSELCPKQADSVIIIDSFPRN
- the LOC123307819 gene encoding protein phosphatase 1B isoform X2, which produces MGAFLDKPLTEKLLESGEGNGLKYGVASMQGWRLEMEDAHMAKTQLGEGELKNWSYFAVFDGHAGAGVSKHCASHLLEAIMATDEFQEDTKKGIHNGFLELDNQMRSLPELSSGEDRSGTTAVCAFISPRLIYIANCGDSRAVLCRQGEPVFSTQDHKPGLPTELDRIVKAGGSVMISRVNGSLAVSRALGDYDYKNVEGRGPCEQLVSPEPDIFVRDRDDKQDEFLVLACDGVWDVMSNEDLCQYIHNRLLVTENLNEVTSQVIDTCLYKGSRDNMSIVLVVFPGAPTPTAEAIEAEKELDATIERRIREIVQQENDIEWGNLVMKLKALGLEGLPPGGGLASKGTLMMKIYSELCPKQADSVIIIDGLL
- the LOC123307823 gene encoding glutathione S-transferase theta-1, which gives rise to MSLKLFYDLLSQPSRALYILFKVNKIPFEARPVNLREGEHFSEDFKQNFNRFQKVPFIHDKDFILSESVAIVRYISREYGLSEELYPKDSKQQALVDEYLEWQHNNTRLYCAMYTYEKVFMPMLTGQEPDQKIITRYAKGIKKTMDSIENLWLRENKFICGNKVTVADLFAACEIEQPRITGLNPVAGRPKLEEWLNTIRKEFDPFYSEAHQILNKLSSKNEKAKL